One window of Kosakonia cowanii JCM 10956 = DSM 18146 genomic DNA carries:
- a CDS encoding YccS/YhfK family putative transporter — protein sequence MWRRLIYHPEINYALRQTLVLCLPVAVGLLLGHLQQGLLFSLVPACCNIAGLDTPHKRFFKRLIIGGSLFAGCSLAVQLLLAENLPLPVIMTVLTLLLGVTGEISTLHGRLLPASLIAAIFTLSLAGNMPVWEPLLIYTLGTLWYGLFNWFWFWLWREQPLRESLSLLYRQLADYCEAKYSLLTQHIDPETALPPLLDRQQKAVDLISQCYQQLHMLAANQNNDYKRLLRVFQVALDLQEHISVSLHQPEKVQKLVERTHAEQVIRWNAQTVAARLRVLADDILYHRYPTRFTMEKQVGALEKIARQHPDNPVGQFCAWHFSRIARVLRTQRPLYIRDLMEDKQERLPLIPALKSYLSLKSAALRNAARISVMLSIASLMGSALNLPKPYWIMMTVMVVTQNGYGATRVRIVNRAAGTLAGLVVAGMTLHFHVPLGFTLAAMLMITLSSYLIIRKSYGWATVGFTITAVYTLQILTLNGDQFILARLVDTLIGCLIAFGGMVWLWPQWQSGLLRQNAHDALEAYQDAIRLILSNNPEATPLAWQRMRVNQAHNALFNSLNQAMQEPGFNSRYLSDMKLWVTHSQFIVEHINAMTTLAREHTMLTPDLAQRYLESCEIALQRCQQRLEYDGPGESGEVNVMEAPETLTHGPMSTLEQHLQRIIGHLSTMHTISSVAWRQRPHHGIWLRRRLTR from the coding sequence ATGTGGCGCAGGCTGATTTATCACCCCGAAATCAACTACGCACTGCGACAAACGCTGGTGTTATGCCTGCCTGTGGCGGTTGGGCTGCTGCTCGGCCATCTGCAACAGGGTCTACTCTTCTCGCTGGTTCCCGCCTGCTGCAATATCGCGGGCCTCGATACCCCGCATAAACGCTTCTTCAAACGCCTGATTATCGGCGGCTCGCTGTTTGCCGGCTGTAGCCTGGCGGTGCAGCTTCTGCTGGCGGAAAATCTTCCCCTGCCGGTGATCATGACAGTGTTAACCCTGCTGCTCGGCGTAACGGGCGAAATCAGCACGCTGCATGGTCGCCTGCTGCCGGCCTCGCTGATCGCCGCCATCTTTACCCTCAGCCTCGCCGGGAACATGCCGGTGTGGGAGCCGCTGCTGATCTACACCCTCGGTACCTTGTGGTACGGGCTGTTTAACTGGTTCTGGTTCTGGCTGTGGCGCGAACAGCCGCTGCGTGAATCTCTCAGCTTGCTCTACCGACAACTGGCGGACTATTGCGAAGCGAAATATAGCCTGTTAACCCAGCACATCGATCCGGAAACCGCGCTGCCGCCGCTGCTCGACCGCCAGCAGAAAGCGGTGGATCTGATTAGCCAGTGTTACCAGCAGTTGCATATGCTGGCGGCCAATCAGAACAACGATTACAAGCGCCTGCTGCGCGTCTTTCAGGTCGCGCTGGATCTGCAGGAGCATATCTCTGTCAGCCTGCATCAGCCGGAAAAGGTGCAGAAGCTTGTCGAGCGAACCCATGCCGAGCAGGTGATTCGCTGGAATGCGCAAACCGTCGCGGCTCGTCTGCGCGTGCTGGCAGATGACATTCTCTATCACCGCTACCCGACCCGCTTCACCATGGAGAAGCAGGTCGGTGCGCTGGAAAAAATTGCCCGTCAGCATCCTGATAATCCGGTTGGGCAGTTTTGCGCCTGGCACTTTAGCCGCATCGCCCGCGTGCTGCGCACCCAGCGCCCGCTCTATATTCGCGATTTGATGGAGGATAAGCAGGAGCGCCTGCCGCTGATCCCGGCGCTAAAAAGCTATCTGTCACTGAAATCGGCCGCTCTGCGCAATGCGGCGCGCATCAGCGTGATGCTCAGTATCGCCAGCCTGATGGGCAGCGCATTAAATCTGCCGAAACCTTACTGGATCATGATGACGGTGATGGTGGTGACGCAGAACGGTTATGGCGCGACCCGCGTACGCATTGTGAACCGTGCCGCCGGTACGCTGGCGGGGCTGGTGGTGGCGGGTATGACGCTGCACTTTCATGTGCCGCTCGGGTTTACGCTGGCAGCGATGCTGATGATCACCCTAAGTAGCTATTTGATTATCCGCAAAAGCTACGGCTGGGCGACGGTCGGTTTCACGATTACAGCGGTCTATACCTTGCAAATCCTGACGCTCAATGGCGACCAGTTTATTCTCGCCCGGCTTGTCGATACGCTGATTGGCTGCCTGATTGCCTTCGGCGGGATGGTGTGGCTGTGGCCGCAGTGGCAGAGCGGCCTGCTGCGCCAGAATGCGCACGATGCGCTGGAGGCCTATCAGGATGCGATTCGCCTGATCCTCAGCAACAACCCGGAAGCGACGCCGCTAGCCTGGCAGCGTATGCGGGTTAACCAGGCGCATAACGCCCTGTTCAACTCCCTCAACCAGGCGATGCAGGAGCCCGGCTTTAATAGCCGCTATCTGAGCGATATGAAGCTGTGGGTGACGCATAGCCAGTTTATTGTCGAACATATCAACGCCATGACGACGCTGGCGCGGGAGCACACCATGCTGACACCGGATCTGGCGCAGCGCTATCTTGAGTCGTGCGAAATTGCGCTGCAACGTTGTCAGCAGCGGCTGGAGTATGACGGGCCAGGGGAATCAGGCGAGGTAAATGTTATGGAGGCGCCGGAGACGCTGACCCACGGTCCAATGAGCACGCTGGAACAGCATCTGCAGCGCATTATCGGGCATCTGAGCACCATGCACACGATCTCGTCGGTGGCATGGCGTCAGCGCCCGCATCACGGCATCTGGCTACGCCGACGCCTTACGCGTTAA
- the crp gene encoding cAMP-activated global transcriptional regulator CRP: MVLGKPQTDPTLEWFLSHCHIHKYPSKSTLIHQGEKAETLYYIVKGSVAVLIKDEEGKEMILSYLNQGDFIGELGLFEEGQERSAWVRAKTACEVAEISYKKFRQLIQVNPDILMRLSSQMARRLQVTSEKVGNLAFLDVTGRIAQTLLNLAKQPDAMTHPDGMQIKITRQEIGQIVGCSRETVGRILKMLEDQNLISAHGKTIVVYGTR, from the coding sequence ATGGTGCTTGGCAAACCGCAAACAGACCCGACTCTCGAATGGTTCTTGTCTCATTGCCATATTCATAAGTACCCGTCGAAGAGCACGCTGATTCACCAGGGTGAAAAAGCGGAAACGCTGTATTACATCGTTAAAGGCTCAGTGGCAGTGCTCATCAAGGATGAAGAGGGTAAAGAGATGATCCTCTCTTACCTCAACCAGGGCGATTTTATTGGTGAACTGGGCCTGTTTGAAGAAGGTCAGGAGCGTAGCGCCTGGGTTCGCGCCAAGACCGCCTGTGAAGTGGCGGAGATCTCCTACAAAAAATTCCGTCAGCTTATCCAGGTGAATCCGGATATTCTGATGCGCCTCTCCTCGCAGATGGCGCGCCGCCTGCAGGTGACCTCGGAGAAAGTCGGCAACCTGGCGTTCCTCGACGTGACCGGCCGTATTGCTCAGACTCTGCTGAACCTGGCGAAACAGCCGGACGCGATGACCCACCCGGACGGTATGCAAATTAAAATTACCCGTCAGGAGATCGGTCAGATCGTCGGTTGCTCCCGCGAAACGGTTGGCCGCATTCTGAAAATGCTCGAAGATCAAAACCTGATCTCTGCCCACGGTAAAACTATCGTCGTCTACGGTACGCGTTAA